In Chthoniobacterales bacterium, the genomic stretch CATGTCCTGCGTCTCGTTGCCCTTGAAGCGATCGACAAGATTAAGCCGTGCTCCGAGAACGCGCAGTCCGGCGGCGTTTTCTATGCTGTGGTCGCGGGCCGGCACGGGCAGGATAAAAAGCGGATACGACCCCCGCATGTCATCCAGTTTCACGGGTGGTTCGATGTGGACTCGCTCCAAATCGCAACCGGGCAAAATGAACCGGTAAACCTCGTCGTGGGCGCCGTAAACCGAAGGCAGGACGACTTTCTTGCCCCGCACCGCGGCCTTCGCCGCTTCGTCGAAAGCGCCGAGCGGTCCGTCGAACGGGATCAGAAAAACCGCGTAGGCGAGATAAAGCAGCAGGATGGCCGGACAGATGAATGCGCGCGCCAGCGTGTCGCGGCGCAACCCGGCCACGGTGAACGCAATAACGGCAGCGAACACGACCCACGACCACCACGGATAGATTTGGCCGGATTGCAGTTCGCCCGTGAGCACTGCTGCGCCGACGGGAAACACGCACGCGATCAACGCAACCGCGGAAAGGCTCAAAGTGAATGTCCAACGCGGGAGCTTGCTCCACGAAATCGCGAGCAGCACGGCCAGGGCTGGCATGGCAGGCAGGAGATAGCGTTCGTCGCGTTGGTTCGGGAAAGCGAAGACGATCATTTGCGTCAGGATCCAGATCCAAAGAAGCTGCTCTGGCTGGGAAAGTGAACGCCTTCCGCGCCAAGCCATGAAAAAAAGGACGACAACAGCGGGGGCCAGCAGGCCTGCGTTGAAGGGATAGCCGAACAGGATGCGCCAGATCGTGTAGTTGCCCGCGAAAAAATTGACGATGTAGCTGCCGCGCTTCGGGTCGAATTTTCCGACATTTTCTTTGAGCACGAAATCGCGCCAGATGTTTTCCGGATGCGGATCAAGCCAGAACCAGAGGCCGAATACGCCTACGGCAAGCAACGCGATCAAAATGATCTTCGGTGCCGCCGCGCGCAGCCACGAGGGGATATCGTAGCTGCGCTGATGCATCGTCCACCAGGCAAGCCCGACCGCGAAGGGGATCACCAGTGCGAACGATTTGTAGAGAAGGCCCGCGCCCACCATGAGACCGAAAGCCGCGGCCAATGGCCAAGTGAGGGCGGCCGGCTGCGGACGCCGGTAGAGAAGGATAAAAAACGGCAGGAAAAACCAGAATGTTTCCGGCGATGACGTCAGAACGACGCGCCCGTAGCGGTAGGTGCTGAAAAATGCGAGAAAGGCAAGCGCGGCAAGGATGCCTGTGCGCGTATCCCCGGAAAGACGGCGTGCCAGCAGCAGCACCAGCGCCGTTGTGGCCAGCGTATAGAGCGCGACGGGCAGGCGCACTCGCCACAGGTCCCAGTGCTTGCCCCAGTCGGTTGCAATGATGCCCTGCCAGAAAAGCGCCGGCGGCTTGGTGTTACGTTCCGGTTCGGACAGGTTTTTCAGCGGTAGCCATTCGCCGCCCTGCGCGGTCATGCGCGTGATCTGCCAGTAGAGATGTTCGTCGGGGTTGGTCGCGGCGTGCTCGCTGCCGAGGTTGAAAAGATAAACGAACACGCCCAAAGCGAGCGCGAGCCAAACTGCCCAAGAGCGGGACGACGCGTTCATGGATTGACGGCTTCGACCAACAGGTCCTTTTTGAAGAGATTGCGGGAAATATTGCCCGTCAGCATGTCCATTGTCTCCTTGTTGTTGAAGCGGTCGATCACTTGGAGGCGCGTGCCGATGACACGCAGGCCGGGGGAATTTTCGACGGTCATATCGCTCAGCGGGAGCGTGACGATGAAGACGCTATTGTTTGCCCGGATCTCGTCGAAGGTAAAGTCGTTCACGTGGTAGGGCCGCGGATCGCTCCCGGGCAGCATGAAGCGATAGATTTCCTCGCGGGCATTGAAATTGATCG encodes the following:
- a CDS encoding phospholipid carrier-dependent glycosyltransferase yields the protein MNASSRSWAVWLALALGVFVYLFNLGSEHAATNPDEHLYWQITRMTAQGGEWLPLKNLSEPERNTKPPALFWQGIIATDWGKHWDLWRVRLPVALYTLATTALVLLLARRLSGDTRTGILAALAFLAFFSTYRYGRVVLTSSPETFWFFLPFFILLYRRPQPAALTWPLAAAFGLMVGAGLLYKSFALVIPFAVGLAWWTMHQRSYDIPSWLRAAAPKIILIALLAVGVFGLWFWLDPHPENIWRDFVLKENVGKFDPKRGSYIVNFFAGNYTIWRILFGYPFNAGLLAPAVVVLFFMAWRGRRSLSQPEQLLWIWILTQMIVFAFPNQRDERYLLPAMPALAVLLAISWSKLPRWTFTLSLSAVALIACVFPVGAAVLTGELQSGQIYPWWSWVVFAAVIAFTVAGLRRDTLARAFICPAILLLYLAYAVFLIPFDGPLGAFDEAAKAAVRGKKVVLPSVYGAHDEVYRFILPGCDLERVHIEPPVKLDDMRGSYPLFILPVPARDHSIENAAGLRVLGARLNLVDRFKGNETQDMLRGNITGQLFKKDLLIEVTTPADTSSP